A window from Candidatus Omnitrophota bacterium encodes these proteins:
- a CDS encoding YggT family protein has protein sequence MFAIGNMLYAVATILDYVLTIANWLIIIRALISWVNPDPYNMIVQFLNKATEPLLAPFRRLIPAYTIGLDISPIFALIFIWFLKLFLIRTLFGMAVRLG, from the coding sequence ATGTTCGCAATAGGGAATATGCTTTATGCCGTCGCGACTATATTGGACTATGTGCTCACGATAGCAAATTGGTTGATAATAATAAGGGCTTTAATAAGTTGGGTGAACCCTGATCCTTATAACATGATAGTCCAGTTCCTGAATAAGGCCACCGAACCGCTTTTGGCGCCGTTCCGAAGGCTGATACCTGCGTACACGATAGGGCTCGACATATCGCCCATCTTCGCGCTTATATTCATATGGTTCCTTAAACTATTCCTGATACGCACGCTTTTCGGTATGGCGGTGAGGCTGGGATAA
- the lspA gene encoding signal peptidase II — MTFAAAFFVFCLDRLSKIIAAGNMLHGESVKVFPGIFHFTLVFNNGTAFGLMKGFNAVFAVVSALAIAVIIFYVLTHKKIRLAEALALGMILGGALGNLFDRMRFGYVIDFLDFLIWPVFNVADSAITIGIIILVIILCIRPSSSSV, encoded by the coding sequence ATGACATTTGCGGCGGCGTTCTTCGTATTCTGCCTCGACCGGTTGTCCAAGATAATAGCCGCGGGGAATATGTTGCATGGAGAATCGGTAAAAGTCTTTCCGGGAATATTTCATTTTACTCTGGTATTCAATAACGGCACCGCTTTTGGATTGATGAAAGGTTTTAACGCGGTCTTTGCCGTCGTCTCGGCACTGGCGATAGCGGTTATAATATTTTATGTGCTTACGCATAAAAAAATAAGGCTTGCCGAGGCGCTGGCGCTCGGCATGATACTGGGCGGGGCGCTCGGTAATCTGTTTGACAGGATGCGGTTTGGTTATGTGATCGATTTTCTCGATTTTCTCATCTGGCCTGTCTTCAATGTCGCCGATTCCGCCATAACCATCGGCATTATCATTCTGGTAATAATCTTATGCATCCGACCCTCCTCAAGCTCGGTGTAA
- the ileS gene encoding isoleucine--tRNA ligase, whose translation MKANLPNREPIMLKAWEDANLYGKIRKKAKGKPKFVLHDGPPYANGSIHMGHALNKILKDIVIRYKTMNGFDSPYVPGWDCHGLPVEHQLFKELKMTKYDIDQVKFRKMAYDYAMKYVDIQRKEFKRLGIMGDWDNPYLTLTKGYEAEIVRSFGKLVEKGYIYKDLKPINWCPTCETALAEAEVEYEDKASHSIYVKFDTVYDGIPASLLIWTTTPWTLVANVAVALHPDLEYALVDIKGPAFDGEKFIMAKELVARTMEKIGASDYGILKTFRGADLEGMEAKHPFIDRKAMVVTAGYVSMEDGTGCVHIAPGHGQEDYLVGKKWKLPTIMPVDARGKFDNTAGEFSGMESYKANRPIIERLKVLGKLVLEEEIKHSYPHCWRCKKPIIFRATDQYFLKIDHKDLRKRMLDTIDNGIKWIPAAGRARISAMVANRPDWCLSRQRYWGVPIIAFYCKNCKEVLLDAKVIDHVASMVEKEGADVWFARKEDELLPSGTKCRKCGGKDFTKETDIIDVWFDSGVSHQVVLKKNKDLDYPCELYLEGSDQHRGWFQSALITGMSIDGVSPYRNVLTHGFVVDGEGKKMSKSLGNVITPEQVMKKYGADILRLWVASSDYSEDIRLSDEILTRLADAYRKIRNTYKYLLSNLYDFDPFMDVIPYGDMLEIDRWILSRLSGLIKEVQKNYDAFEFHKVYRDVYSFCVYEVSSVYLDILKDRMYTFKADSRERRSAQTAMYELLVGLLKIMAPILIMTTDEAWSYVRRKDKASIHLESWPQESEEGLREEGLDAKWERLIALREAVLKKIEEKRQKNEIGSPLEAKVLLSTGDKNYKKLLKDNADMLKYLFIVSQVEVVEGDAGDGKQDASTPVNIDIVKAKGEKCQRCWNYSDKVGTNKSHPTLCERCVKTVEHIKK comes from the coding sequence ATGAAGGCCAACTTACCCAACCGTGAACCGATCATGCTTAAGGCATGGGAGGATGCCAACCTTTACGGGAAAATACGCAAGAAAGCCAAAGGCAAGCCCAAATTTGTTTTACACGACGGACCGCCATATGCCAATGGCAGTATCCATATGGGCCACGCCCTGAATAAAATACTGAAAGATATAGTAATAAGGTATAAGACGATGAATGGCTTCGATTCGCCGTATGTTCCCGGGTGGGATTGCCATGGGCTTCCGGTCGAGCACCAGCTTTTTAAAGAATTAAAAATGACAAAGTATGACATAGACCAGGTAAAGTTCAGGAAGATGGCTTATGACTACGCCATGAAATATGTCGATATTCAAAGAAAAGAATTCAAGCGCCTTGGGATAATGGGAGATTGGGATAACCCGTATCTTACCCTGACGAAAGGTTATGAGGCGGAGATCGTCAGGTCATTCGGGAAACTCGTCGAGAAAGGGTATATATATAAAGATCTTAAACCGATAAACTGGTGCCCCACCTGCGAGACTGCGCTCGCCGAAGCCGAGGTCGAATATGAGGACAAGGCTTCGCATTCAATATATGTAAAGTTCGACACCGTATATGATGGCATACCCGCAAGTCTTCTTATCTGGACCACGACGCCATGGACGCTTGTCGCGAACGTAGCGGTGGCGCTCCATCCCGATCTCGAATATGCGCTTGTGGATATTAAGGGGCCGGCTTTCGACGGCGAAAAATTCATCATGGCTAAAGAACTTGTTGCGCGGACGATGGAAAAGATAGGCGCCTCGGATTACGGCATATTAAAAACGTTCAGAGGCGCAGATCTCGAAGGCATGGAGGCAAAGCATCCTTTCATAGACAGGAAAGCTATGGTAGTTACGGCCGGATATGTTTCCATGGAAGACGGTACCGGATGCGTTCATATCGCGCCGGGTCACGGCCAGGAAGATTATCTGGTAGGGAAAAAGTGGAAGCTGCCTACGATAATGCCGGTAGATGCCAGGGGAAAATTCGATAATACCGCCGGAGAGTTCAGCGGCATGGAGTCTTATAAGGCCAACAGGCCCATAATAGAACGGCTGAAAGTCCTTGGGAAGCTCGTGCTGGAAGAAGAGATAAAACATTCGTATCCGCACTGTTGGCGTTGTAAGAAGCCTATAATATTCAGAGCGACCGACCAGTATTTTCTGAAGATCGACCATAAGGATTTACGTAAACGCATGCTGGATACGATAGATAACGGCATAAAGTGGATACCCGCCGCAGGCAGGGCGAGGATATCGGCTATGGTGGCCAATAGGCCCGACTGGTGCCTGTCGCGGCAGAGATATTGGGGAGTGCCCATAATCGCTTTCTACTGTAAGAATTGCAAAGAGGTTCTTCTCGACGCGAAAGTTATAGATCATGTCGCTTCCATGGTAGAAAAGGAAGGGGCCGATGTGTGGTTTGCCCGGAAAGAGGATGAACTTTTGCCTTCCGGTACCAAGTGCCGGAAATGTGGCGGCAAAGATTTTACCAAAGAGACGGATATAATAGATGTATGGTTCGATTCGGGCGTGAGCCATCAAGTAGTGCTTAAAAAGAATAAAGATCTCGACTATCCATGCGAGTTGTATCTCGAAGGTTCCGATCAGCACCGGGGATGGTTCCAGTCGGCGCTTATAACGGGCATGTCTATAGATGGTGTCTCGCCTTACAGGAATGTCCTGACGCACGGGTTTGTCGTAGACGGTGAAGGTAAAAAGATGTCAAAGTCGCTCGGCAATGTCATAACCCCGGAGCAGGTTATGAAGAAGTACGGCGCCGACATACTACGGCTATGGGTCGCCTCCAGCGACTACAGCGAGGATATCAGGTTGTCGGATGAGATATTGACGCGCCTGGCGGATGCTTACAGGAAAATACGAAATACTTACAAATACCTTTTGAGCAACCTCTATGACTTTGATCCGTTCATGGACGTGATACCGTACGGCGATATGCTCGAGATAGACAGGTGGATACTCTCGCGTCTTTCCGGGCTGATAAAAGAGGTTCAGAAGAATTACGATGCGTTCGAATTCCATAAAGTTTACCGGGATGTATACAGTTTCTGCGTTTATGAAGTTTCGTCCGTGTACCTTGATATTCTCAAGGATAGGATGTATACTTTCAAAGCTGATTCACGGGAGAGAAGGTCGGCTCAGACCGCTATGTATGAACTCCTTGTGGGGCTTTTAAAGATAATGGCGCCGATACTTATCATGACGACGGATGAAGCGTGGAGTTATGTCCGGCGCAAAGATAAAGCTTCAATACATTTAGAGTCATGGCCCCAGGAATCCGAGGAAGGCCTCCGCGAAGAAGGCCTGGACGCTAAATGGGAGCGCTTGATCGCTCTACGCGAGGCGGTGCTAAAAAAGATAGAGGAGAAGCGGCAAAAGAACGAAATAGGTTCCCCGCTCGAGGCTAAGGTGCTGTTGTCTACAGGCGACAAGAATTATAAGAAGTTGCTGAAGGACAATGCCGATATGTTAAAGTATCTCTTCATAGTTTCTCAGGTAGAAGTCGTAGAGGGCGATGCCGGCGATGGTAAACAGGATGCCTCTACCCCAGTTAATATAGATATAGTCAAAGCAAAAGGAGAGAAGTGCCAGAGGTGTTGGAACTATAGCGATAAGGTTGGTACCAACAAAAGCCATCCTACGCTTTGCGAAAGGTGCGTCAAGACGGTAGAGCATATAAAAAAATAA
- the lgt gene encoding prolipoprotein diacylglyceryl transferase has translation MHPTLLKLGVITVYSYGVMVAIGFALSTVLIYCRANKFGIDKEKSVDLVVLILISGILGARLLYILLNFSFYRANPLEAIMLYKGGLVWYGGFICALAITVLYTRLNKMKLWLILDLIAPFVALAQAFGRIGCFLNGCCYGIKVAPGTSFGVTLPCESDPRIPVQLISAGVLFVIFAILIVWQNRRRFAGEIALAYFLLYSAKRFIVEFLRGDNPKIFLGLTISQIISAVIFASAITVFIIKRKQWKKNLTISR, from the coding sequence ATGCATCCGACCCTCCTCAAGCTCGGTGTAATTACCGTATATTCATACGGCGTGATGGTCGCGATAGGATTCGCGTTGTCCACGGTATTGATATACTGCCGGGCGAATAAATTCGGTATCGATAAAGAAAAGTCTGTGGATCTTGTGGTTCTTATATTGATATCCGGCATACTTGGCGCAAGACTGCTGTATATTCTTCTTAATTTTTCGTTTTATCGCGCCAATCCCTTAGAGGCGATCATGCTTTATAAGGGCGGGCTTGTCTGGTACGGTGGTTTTATATGCGCTCTTGCCATAACGGTATTATATACCCGCCTGAATAAAATGAAACTATGGCTCATCCTTGATCTCATCGCGCCTTTCGTAGCTCTGGCCCAGGCTTTCGGCAGGATAGGGTGTTTTTTGAATGGCTGTTGTTACGGGATAAAAGTTGCTCCGGGCACTTCGTTTGGCGTGACACTGCCGTGCGAATCGGATCCCAGGATACCGGTTCAGCTGATATCCGCCGGAGTATTGTTCGTTATATTCGCGATTCTCATCGTCTGGCAGAACAGGCGCCGTTTTGCGGGTGAAATAGCGTTGGCTTATTTCTTATTATATTCCGCGAAAAGATTTATAGTAGAATTTTTGAGAGGAGATAACCCTAAAATATTTTTGGGCCTTACAATATCGCAGATCATAAGTGCGGTCATATTTGCCTCCGCCATAACCGTATTCATCATAAAGAGAAAACAATGGAAAAAAAATCTTACCATTTCACGATAG
- the aroA gene encoding 3-phosphoshikimate 1-carboxyvinyltransferase, which translates to MKPITIKPSGKLTGRMVLPGDKSISHRAIMIGAVAEGKTVVRDILDCDDCNYTIGAFRSMGIAITKTGEYTAIEGKGLRGLKVPSEHLNAGNSGTTIRLLSGILAGQMFDTTLEADSSLSARPMERITEPLSLMGADIKSSGGFPPLVIKGGRLNPIRYSLPVSSAQVKSAVLFAALYADGTTVIDEPFKSRDHTERMLKYFGAGITVDGLKVSLEGGKKLKAKTLDVPGDISSASFFMAAAILLGGSKIRIENVGINPTRAGMLDVLEKMGSRINVTNKKNVFEPIGDIEVESSPIHGISIGERDIPGIIDELPIIFVLASLAKGRTVIKGAEELRVKETDRINSMSANLRAMGARINVGSGEIVIDGVDSLNGASFKSYGDHRTCMAMTVAALAAKGSSAIDDTECVNKSFPGFFSVMEELK; encoded by the coding sequence ATGAAACCGATAACAATAAAACCCTCCGGGAAGCTGACCGGCAGGATGGTCCTGCCCGGCGATAAATCTATATCACACCGCGCTATAATGATAGGCGCCGTCGCCGAAGGCAAAACTGTGGTCAGGGATATCCTCGATTGCGACGATTGCAATTATACTATAGGCGCTTTTCGATCGATGGGGATAGCCATAACAAAGACAGGGGAATATACTGCGATAGAAGGGAAGGGTTTGAGAGGGCTTAAAGTTCCGTCGGAGCATCTGAATGCCGGCAATTCCGGCACTACCATCCGTCTTTTATCCGGGATACTCGCGGGTCAGATGTTCGATACTACCCTCGAAGCCGACAGCTCGCTTTCGGCCCGGCCTATGGAGCGGATAACCGAGCCGCTCAGTCTTATGGGCGCCGATATAAAAAGTTCCGGTGGTTTTCCGCCGCTCGTGATAAAAGGCGGCAGGCTGAATCCGATAAGATACTCTTTGCCCGTATCCAGCGCGCAGGTTAAATCTGCGGTGCTGTTTGCCGCGCTTTATGCCGATGGCACCACGGTTATTGACGAGCCTTTCAAGTCGCGTGACCACACGGAGAGGATGCTTAAATATTTCGGTGCGGGCATAACTGTCGATGGCCTTAAAGTGTCTCTCGAAGGCGGGAAGAAATTAAAAGCTAAAACGCTCGATGTCCCCGGGGATATTTCGAGCGCCAGTTTTTTTATGGCGGCGGCAATACTATTAGGCGGTTCTAAAATAAGAATAGAGAATGTAGGGATAAATCCGACAAGGGCCGGTATGCTTGACGTGCTGGAGAAGATGGGTTCCAGAATAAATGTTACTAATAAGAAAAATGTATTCGAGCCGATCGGCGATATAGAGGTCGAATCGTCTCCCATACACGGCATATCGATCGGAGAGCGCGATATTCCCGGGATCATAGACGAACTGCCGATAATATTTGTGCTCGCGTCGCTCGCTAAGGGCAGGACCGTGATAAAGGGGGCCGAGGAGCTGAGGGTAAAAGAGACGGACAGGATAAACTCTATGAGCGCTAATCTCAGAGCTATGGGCGCCAGGATCAATGTCGGCTCCGGCGAGATAGTCATTGACGGTGTCGACTCTCTCAATGGCGCGAGTTTTAAAAGCTATGGCGACCACAGAACATGCATGGCTATGACTGTAGCCGCGCTCGCCGCCAAAGGCTCAAGCGCGATAGACGATACTGAGTGCGTGAATAAGTCTTTCCCCGGATTTTTCAGTGTCATGGAGGAGCTTAAGTAA
- the proC gene encoding pyrroline-5-carboxylate reductase: MITDKKIGIIGCGNMGEAILSRLSGAIEKSTSIMVCEMDAARRDYIQTKYRMIVEIDNNTVVKFADIIILAVKPKDFENVLKREVCCGLSDKKLLISIAAGITTKYIEKIVGIDVPVIRAMPNMAAVIGEAITSLSRGKSAGDKEMEEAREIFSMIGDVVEVDEKLVGAVTAISGSGPAYFFYVVESLIEAAKSFGFDDETASKLVLKTALGSAKLLEALKEDPAVLCRKVASKGGTTSAALSVFDKKKLKNIIKDAAKAALKRSDQLSKR; this comes from the coding sequence ATGATAACAGACAAAAAGATCGGTATAATAGGATGCGGCAACATGGGCGAGGCGATTCTTTCGCGGCTTTCCGGCGCGATAGAGAAGAGCACCTCTATTATGGTTTGCGAAATGGACGCCGCCCGGCGCGATTACATACAGACAAAGTACAGGATGATCGTAGAGATAGATAATAATACCGTTGTAAAGTTTGCGGATATCATTATTCTGGCAGTAAAGCCGAAAGATTTTGAAAATGTTCTGAAGCGGGAAGTATGCTGTGGATTGTCGGATAAAAAACTCCTTATATCGATAGCCGCCGGGATAACGACGAAATATATAGAGAAGATTGTTGGTATCGACGTACCCGTAATAAGGGCTATGCCGAATATGGCCGCTGTAATAGGCGAAGCGATAACGAGTTTAAGCCGGGGCAAGAGCGCGGGCGACAAAGAGATGGAAGAGGCGCGAGAGATATTTTCCATGATAGGGGATGTCGTCGAGGTCGACGAGAAGCTTGTCGGAGCGGTTACGGCTATATCGGGAAGCGGCCCGGCGTATTTCTTCTATGTAGTGGAATCGCTGATAGAAGCCGCGAAGTCATTCGGATTTGATGATGAGACGGCATCGAAGCTCGTGCTCAAGACGGCTCTCGGGAGCGCGAAGCTTTTGGAGGCGCTGAAAGAAGATCCGGCCGTTTTATGCAGAAAGGTTGCCTCGAAGGGCGGTACTACCTCTGCGGCGCTTAGCGTTTTCGATAAGAAGAAACTTAAAAATATAATAAAGGATGCGGCGAAAGCCGCTTTAAAACGTTCGGACCAACTTTCCAAGAGGTGA
- the mtnP gene encoding S-methyl-5'-thioadenosine phosphorylase — MMKKIGIIGGSGFYNIEGVENIKKVDVKTPFGAPSDEFVIGLLGGVEVVFLARHGKGHTVLPSEINYRANIYGMKKLGVERIISVSACGSLKEELKPLDIVIPDQFIDRTNIGRQMTFFGDGIVAHIPFAEPVCAELSGALAEAGRKVGARIHLGGTYLNMEGPQFSTKAESKLYKSWGVDIIGMTNLAEAKLAREAEICYATLACITDYDCWRMDEVCESVTLEMIINNLCKNVDVSKSILKTALPNLKGDRACSCSSALKDSIVTRANFIPARTRKRLDPIIGKYIK, encoded by the coding sequence ATAATGAAAAAGATCGGCATAATAGGCGGAAGCGGATTTTATAATATCGAAGGCGTAGAGAATATAAAAAAGGTGGATGTTAAGACGCCTTTTGGCGCGCCTTCGGACGAGTTTGTAATAGGTTTGCTGGGCGGTGTGGAGGTGGTATTTCTCGCGCGCCATGGCAAAGGGCATACGGTATTACCGAGCGAGATAAATTACCGGGCCAATATTTACGGCATGAAGAAGCTTGGCGTCGAGCGGATAATATCAGTCTCGGCATGCGGTAGTTTAAAGGAAGAGTTAAAGCCGCTCGATATAGTTATACCCGACCAGTTTATAGACAGAACCAATATCGGCAGGCAAATGACTTTTTTTGGTGATGGTATTGTTGCGCATATACCTTTTGCAGAACCGGTTTGCGCTGAGCTGTCCGGGGCGCTTGCCGAGGCGGGACGTAAAGTCGGCGCGCGGATACATCTCGGCGGTACCTATTTAAATATGGAAGGGCCTCAGTTTTCGACGAAAGCGGAGTCGAAGCTTTACAAATCCTGGGGCGTAGATATCATCGGCATGACCAATCTCGCCGAGGCGAAGCTGGCCAGAGAGGCGGAGATCTGTTACGCGACGCTCGCCTGTATTACCGATTACGACTGTTGGCGCATGGACGAAGTATGCGAGAGCGTAACGCTTGAGATGATAATCAATAATCTTTGCAAAAATGTCGATGTATCTAAGAGTATATTGAAGACGGCTCTACCAAACCTTAAGGGAGACAGGGCCTGCTCATGTTCTTCGGCCCTGAAGGATTCGATCGTTACCAGGGCGAATTTCATTCCGGCCAGGACGCGGAAGCGGCTGGATCCGATAATAGGAAAATATATTAAATAG
- a CDS encoding TraR/DksA C4-type zinc finger protein: protein MIKRKKVVKAAKTRKAAGKVKKAKIKKMPKTVLKKYRELLVKEREKVGGGLSHITENTLNKSQRDASGDLSGYSYHMADMASDDYEREFSLGRATDEQKMLYQIDEAMKRIKDGTYGNCLQCGKSISQKRLMALPYSELCIECQKANEEK, encoded by the coding sequence ATGATTAAAAGGAAAAAAGTCGTGAAGGCCGCGAAGACCAGGAAGGCCGCAGGTAAAGTGAAAAAAGCAAAGATTAAAAAAATGCCCAAAACAGTATTAAAAAAATACCGGGAATTATTGGTCAAAGAGAGAGAAAAGGTCGGCGGCGGACTTTCTCATATAACCGAGAACACTCTTAATAAATCACAGAGAGACGCTTCGGGTGATCTTTCCGGATATTCGTATCACATGGCTGATATGGCAAGTGACGATTACGAGAGAGAGTTTTCCCTCGGGAGAGCTACCGACGAGCAGAAGATGCTGTACCAGATCGACGAAGCGATGAAGAGGATAAAGGACGGAACGTACGGGAATTGCCTGCAATGCGGTAAATCCATATCGCAGAAGCGGCTTATGGCGCTTCCATATTCCGAGCTTTGCATAGAATGCCAGAAGGCCAATGAGGAAAAATGA
- a CDS encoding RluA family pseudouridine synthase, whose translation MEKKSYHFTIVPEDKGKRLDKFLVENLSKDFSRVFLQKLIKDACVLVDKEPAKSNHRILPGESISVIIPKPVKSKISPEKIALDIVYEDKSIVVVNKPSGMVVHPAPGSKSKTLVNALLAHCKNLSGIGGVCKPGIVHRIDKDVSGLLVVAKTDRAHGALAEQFKDKTASRVYNAVVKGVVQMDNGIINLPIGRSARDRKKMAVSFEHSKEAVTRYKVLERFANATLLEITLGTGRTHQIRVHLSYIGHPILGDLKYGTTMIGISRTALHAKTLGLIHPVTKKYMQFKTTLPRDIKQLIEKLKNAC comes from the coding sequence ATGGAAAAAAAATCTTACCATTTCACGATAGTTCCCGAGGATAAGGGGAAGCGGCTGGATAAGTTCCTGGTGGAAAATCTGTCCAAGGATTTTTCCAGGGTGTTTCTGCAGAAGCTTATCAAAGACGCTTGCGTACTTGTAGATAAAGAACCGGCCAAGTCCAACCACAGGATATTGCCCGGCGAGTCGATCAGCGTTATTATCCCGAAGCCGGTTAAGTCAAAAATATCGCCGGAAAAAATAGCGCTGGATATCGTGTATGAGGATAAAAGTATCGTTGTGGTAAATAAGCCTTCAGGCATGGTCGTGCATCCGGCGCCGGGGTCGAAATCTAAGACTCTTGTGAATGCGCTTCTGGCGCATTGCAAAAATCTGTCCGGTATTGGCGGCGTGTGCAAACCCGGCATAGTTCATAGGATAGATAAGGACGTTTCGGGGCTTCTGGTCGTGGCAAAAACGGATCGCGCTCATGGCGCCCTGGCAGAACAGTTCAAGGACAAGACCGCGTCGCGCGTTTACAACGCGGTAGTCAAGGGTGTCGTCCAGATGGATAATGGCATAATAAACCTGCCTATCGGAAGGTCGGCGCGCGACAGGAAGAAGATGGCGGTCAGTTTCGAACATTCGAAAGAGGCGGTAACGCGTTACAAGGTGCTGGAAAGATTCGCGAACGCGACTCTTCTGGAAATAACTCTTGGGACCGGGAGGACGCACCAGATAAGAGTGCATCTTTCATATATCGGGCATCCCATACTTGGCGATTTAAAATACGGCACCACAATGATAGGTATTTCCAGGACGGCGCTTCATGCGAAGACGCTTGGACTGATCCATCCCGTCACGAAGAAATATATGCAGTTTAAGACCACTCTCCCACGCGATATTAAACAGTTAATAGAAAAACTGAAGAATGCCTGTTAA
- a CDS encoding rod shape-determining protein — MNPKGIWNAGAKLYNEILGLFSNDMGIDLGTATTLVYLKNQGIVLCEPSVVAVQAGTSNVLAVGEEAKRMLGRTPGNIVAIRPMKHGVITDFEISEAMLRYFIKKVNSAKPLVRPRIVIAIPSGITEVEKRAVKDSALHAGAREVFMIEEPMAAAIGVGLPIQEPSGNMIIDIGGGTTEMAVISLAGVVFSKSVRVGGDELDEAIINYIKKNYNLMVGERTAEEIKIKIGSVYPLEEELKMEVKGRDLVAGLPKMVTVTSEEIREAMSEPVAQILEAVRITLERTPPELSSDLIEKGIVLAGGGSLLRGIDKLISEETGLPAHLSEDPMTAVALGTGKVLTEIKYLKQVTVSPRLER; from the coding sequence ATGAATCCTAAAGGGATATGGAACGCAGGCGCGAAGTTGTATAATGAAATACTGGGGCTATTCTCGAATGATATGGGCATAGATCTCGGAACCGCTACGACCCTTGTCTATCTGAAGAACCAGGGTATAGTGCTCTGCGAACCTTCCGTAGTTGCTGTTCAGGCCGGCACATCCAATGTCCTCGCCGTAGGCGAAGAAGCCAAACGCATGCTCGGCCGCACACCCGGCAACATCGTTGCCATAAGGCCGATGAAGCACGGCGTAATAACCGATTTCGAGATATCCGAAGCGATGCTCCGGTATTTCATAAAGAAGGTTAATTCCGCGAAACCGCTTGTTCGTCCCAGAATAGTAATAGCGATCCCATCCGGCATTACCGAAGTCGAGAAGAGAGCTGTCAAAGATTCTGCCTTGCACGCAGGCGCCAGGGAAGTATTTATGATCGAAGAACCCATGGCCGCGGCTATAGGCGTGGGACTACCGATTCAGGAACCATCCGGCAACATGATAATCGATATTGGCGGCGGCACGACCGAGATGGCCGTTATATCGTTGGCCGGTGTCGTATTCTCCAAATCGGTGAGGGTCGGCGGGGATGAGCTTGACGAAGCGATAATTAATTACATAAAGAAGAATTACAATCTTATGGTGGGCGAGCGTACTGCCGAAGAGATAAAGATAAAGATTGGCTCCGTATATCCTCTGGAAGAAGAATTGAAGATGGAGGTAAAAGGGCGCGACCTGGTGGCCGGATTACCCAAGATGGTTACGGTAACGAGCGAAGAGATCCGGGAAGCGATGTCGGAACCTGTGGCACAGATACTGGAGGCGGTTCGCATAACCCTTGAGAGAACCCCGCCTGAGCTTTCGTCGGACCTGATCGAAAAAGGTATAGTTCTCGCAGGCGGCGGATCGCTTTTAAGAGGCATCGATAAGCTTATTTCCGAAGAGACGGGCTTGCCTGCGCATCTTTCGGAAGATCCGATGACCGCGGTTGCCCTGGGCACCGGTAAGGTTTTAACCGAGATAAAGTATCTTAAGCAGGTTACCGTATCCCCGCGCCTGGAAAGATAG
- the mreC gene encoding rod shape-determining protein MreC: MRNQKSRIFKVLAVIVILTALIVTSKTITNSARTKVVDSVSPVLKGTHSFLDSIRSVLPFASLREENRLLRERINLLNRKVEELKAISSDNDRLREILNFRKAIPFTTVPAQVIGRDPSNWSNSIIIDKGLSGGVRQNRAVLSTRGLVGRVLEVGRSSSKILLITDPNSKVGVMIARNRQGGILIGRPDGRCRMIYIALDSDVVPGDKVVTAGFGTIFPKDILVGEVLKVEKEPGRLYKSAVIKTSEDLSRLEEIMCIK; encoded by the coding sequence GTGCGCAATCAAAAAAGCAGAATATTCAAAGTCCTCGCAGTAATCGTCATATTAACCGCCCTTATAGTTACCTCCAAAACCATAACCAATTCCGCAAGAACAAAGGTTGTAGATTCCGTCTCGCCCGTCTTGAAGGGCACTCACTCATTTCTGGATTCAATAAGATCTGTGCTTCCATTTGCTTCGCTGAGAGAAGAGAACCGCCTTCTGCGCGAACGCATTAATCTTCTGAACAGGAAGGTCGAAGAGTTGAAGGCGATATCAAGCGATAATGACCGCCTTAGAGAGATATTGAATTTTAGAAAGGCGATACCCTTTACTACGGTTCCCGCCCAGGTTATCGGCAGGGATCCCTCCAATTGGTCGAATTCCATTATAATCGATAAGGGGCTGTCCGGAGGGGTAAGGCAGAACAGGGCTGTCCTTTCCACGAGGGGATTGGTCGGCAGGGTACTTGAAGTGGGAAGGTCCTCCAGCAAGATACTTCTTATAACCGATCCGAACTCGAAAGTCGGTGTCATGATAGCGAGGAACCGGCAGGGCGGTATATTGATAGGCAGGCCGGATGGGCGGTGCAGGATGATATATATTGCGCTTGATTCGGATGTTGTGCCCGGAGATAAGGTTGTTACGGCGGGATTCGGTACGATATTTCCGAAAGATATCCTTGTAGGTGAAGTGCTGAAAGTAGAAAAGGAGCCGGGGCGTTTATATAAGAGTGCCGTTATAAAGACGTCCGAAGATCTTTCCCGGCTGGAAGAGATAATGTGTATAAAATAA